Proteins co-encoded in one Pocillopora verrucosa isolate sample1 chromosome 1, ASM3666991v2, whole genome shotgun sequence genomic window:
- the LOC131772500 gene encoding ras-related protein Rab-11A produces the protein MGTKDDEYDYLFKVVLIGDSGVGKSNLLSRFTRNEFNLESKSTIGVEFATRSIQVDGKTIKAQIWDTAGQERYRAITSAYYRGAVGALLVYDIAKHLTYENVERWLKELRDHADSNIVIMLVGNKSDLRHLRAVPTDEAKAFAEKNSLSFIETSALDSTNVEVAFHNILTEIYHIVSQKQIHDSPGGDGSQPSNNVQPIIVHPTNEDAQKKKVQCCNA, from the exons ATGGGGACGAAAGATGACGAATATGACTATCTTTTCAAAG TTGTTCTAATAGGAGACTCTGGGGTTGGAAAGTCAAATCTTCTCTCAAGGTTCACAAGAAACGAATTTAATTTGGAGTCAAAGTCGACCATTGGTGTGGAATTTGCTACCAGAAGCATTCAAGTGGATGGAAAAACTATAAAAGCCCAAATCTGGGACACTG CTGGACAAGAAAGATACAGAGCCATAACAAGCGC GTATTACAGAGGAGCTGTAGGTGCCCTTTTGGTGTATGATATTGCGAAGCACTTGACCTATGAAAATGTGGAGAGGTGGCTGAAAGAACTACGGGATCATGCTGACAGTAATATTGTTATAATGCTAGTGGGAAACAAGAGCGATCTTCGTCATCTTCGTGCAGTCCCTACTGATGAGGCAAAAGCCTTTGCAG agaaaaatagtCTTTCATTTATCGAGACATCAGCTCTTGACTCAACAAATGTAGAGGTGGCATTTCACAACATTTTAACAG AAATCTACCACATTGTATCCCAAAAACAAATTCATGATTCACCTGGTGGTGATGGGAGCCAACCAAGTAATAATGTGCAGCCCATTATCGTACATCCAACGAATGAAGATGCTCAGAAAAAGAAAGTTCAATGTTGTAATGCTTAG